In Rhodoferax koreense, a genomic segment contains:
- the uvrB gene encoding excinuclease ABC subunit UvrB encodes MSEPLSIEADPEVLEAPPKGEFVSFEGSPFQLFMPYPPAGDQPEAIAKLVEGVNDGEVFQTLLGVTGSGKTFTMANVIARLGRPAIVFAPNKTLAAQLYSEFREFFPKNAVEYFVSYYDYYQPEAYVPQRDLFIEKDSAINEHIEQMRLSCTKSIIERRDVVIVATVSAIYGIGEPESYHRMVMTLRQGDKIGQRDVIAQLIRMQYQRNDQDFSRGKFRVRGDTIDVFPAEHSELAIRIELFDDEIETLQLFDPLTGRIRQKIPRFTVYPSSHYVTPRDKVLGAVETIKIELAERLKELVGAGKLVEAQRLEQRTRFDLEMLSEIGHCKGIENYTRHLSGAAPGQPPSTLTDYLPKDALMFLDESHILIGQFGGMYNGDRARKTTLVEYGFRLPSALDNRPLKFEEFETKMRQAVFVSATPADWEKQHTGQVVEQLVRPTGLVDPEVEVRPATHQVDDVLQEIRIRVEKNERVFITTLTKRMAEQLTDYLSDNGVKVRYLHSDVDTVERVEILRDLRLGTFDVLVGINLLREGLDIPEVSLVAILDADKEGFLRSERSLIQTIGRAARNLNGRAILYADKITDSMKRAIDETQRRRTKQIAHNLAQGITPTSIVKRVKDLIDGVYSEKTGREAEKLEQEAMRRAKVEDMSEKDIAREIKRLEKAMLEHARNLEFEQAARVRDQLTQLKTQAFGAPGTDHLVPLSKG; translated from the coding sequence ATGTCCGAACCCCTTTCCATCGAAGCCGACCCGGAAGTGCTGGAGGCGCCGCCCAAGGGCGAGTTCGTGAGCTTCGAAGGCTCGCCCTTCCAGCTGTTCATGCCTTACCCGCCGGCTGGCGACCAGCCGGAGGCCATCGCCAAGCTAGTCGAGGGTGTGAACGACGGCGAGGTGTTCCAGACGCTGCTGGGCGTGACCGGCTCCGGCAAGACCTTCACCATGGCCAACGTGATCGCCAGGCTTGGGCGTCCCGCGATTGTTTTTGCGCCCAACAAGACGCTGGCCGCGCAGCTCTACAGCGAGTTCCGCGAGTTCTTCCCGAAGAACGCGGTGGAGTACTTCGTGAGTTACTACGACTACTACCAGCCCGAGGCCTATGTGCCGCAGCGCGACCTGTTCATCGAGAAGGATTCGGCGATCAACGAGCACATCGAGCAGATGCGCCTGTCCTGCACCAAGAGCATCATCGAGCGGCGCGATGTGGTCATCGTGGCCACGGTGTCGGCGATCTACGGCATCGGCGAGCCCGAGAGCTACCACCGCATGGTGATGACACTGCGCCAGGGCGACAAGATCGGCCAGCGCGACGTGATCGCGCAGCTGATCCGCATGCAGTACCAGCGCAACGATCAGGATTTCTCGCGCGGCAAGTTCCGTGTGCGCGGCGACACCATCGACGTGTTTCCGGCCGAACATTCCGAACTCGCCATCCGCATCGAACTCTTCGACGACGAGATCGAGACGCTACAGCTGTTCGACCCGCTGACCGGCCGCATCCGGCAGAAGATCCCGCGTTTCACCGTCTACCCGAGCAGCCACTACGTGACGCCGCGCGACAAGGTGCTGGGCGCGGTGGAGACCATCAAGATCGAGCTGGCCGAGCGGCTGAAGGAGCTGGTCGGCGCCGGCAAGCTGGTGGAGGCACAGCGGCTCGAACAGCGCACGCGCTTCGACCTGGAGATGCTCAGCGAAATCGGCCACTGCAAGGGCATCGAGAACTACACGCGGCATCTGAGCGGCGCGGCGCCGGGCCAGCCGCCATCGACGCTGACGGACTATCTGCCCAAGGACGCGCTGATGTTCCTCGACGAGAGCCACATCCTGATCGGCCAGTTCGGCGGCATGTACAACGGCGACCGCGCGCGCAAGACGACGCTTGTCGAATACGGCTTCCGCCTGCCCAGTGCCCTGGACAACCGGCCGCTGAAGTTCGAGGAATTCGAGACCAAGATGCGCCAGGCGGTCTTCGTCTCGGCCACGCCGGCCGATTGGGAAAAGCAGCACACCGGCCAGGTGGTAGAGCAGTTGGTGCGTCCCACGGGCCTGGTCGATCCGGAAGTCGAGGTGCGGCCGGCCACGCACCAGGTGGACGACGTGCTGCAGGAGATCCGCATTCGCGTGGAGAAGAACGAGCGCGTGTTCATCACCACGCTCACCAAGCGCATGGCGGAGCAGCTCACCGACTATCTCAGCGACAACGGCGTGAAGGTGCGTTACCTGCACAGCGACGTGGACACGGTGGAACGCGTGGAAATCCTGCGCGACCTGCGCCTGGGCACCTTCGACGTGCTGGTCGGCATCAACCTGCTGCGCGAGGGGCTGGACATTCCCGAGGTGTCGCTGGTGGCGATCCTCGATGCGGACAAGGAGGGCTTTTTGCGCTCCGAACGCTCGCTGATCCAGACCATCGGCCGCGCCGCGCGCAACCTCAACGGCCGCGCAATCCTGTACGCCGACAAGATCACCGATTCGATGAAGCGGGCGATCGACGAAACCCAGCGGCGGCGGACCAAGCAGATCGCGCACAACCTGGCGCAAGGCATCACGCCGACCAGCATTGTCAAGCGGGTGAAAGACCTGATTGACGGGGTCTACAGCGAAAAAACGGGCCGTGAGGCGGAAAAACTCGAGCAGGAAGCCATGCGCCGCGCGAAGGTCGAGGACATGAGCGAGAAGGACATCGCACGCGAGATCAAGCGGCTCGAGAAGGCCATGCTGGAGCATGCGCGCAACCTCGAATTCGAGCAGGCTGCCCGGGTGCGCGACCAGCTCACGCAACTCAAGACCCAGGCTTTCGGCGCGCCGGGAACCGACCACCTGGTTCCGCTGTCCAAAGGGTGA
- a CDS encoding amino acid aminotransferase: protein MSLFTAVEMAPRDPILGLNEQFAADPNPSKVNLGVGVYYDDNGKLPLLECVQAAERTMAESPKARGYLPIDGIAAYDTAVKNLVFGADSEPVQSGRVATVQAIGGTGGLKIGADFLKQLKPQSKVLISDPSWENHRALFTNAGFKVESYAYYDAAKRGVNVEGMLADLNAADEGTIVVLHACCHNPTGYDITPEQWDGVIAAVKAKNLVPFLDMAYQGFGQGIAEDGAVIGKFVAAGLSFFVSTSFSKSFSLYGERVGALSVLCESKEEAGRVLSQLKIAIRTNYSNPPTHGGTVVAAVLNTPDLRAVWEKELGDMRLRIKQMRLALVEKLKAAGVTQDMSFITTQVGMFSYSGLTKDQMVRLRTEFGVYGTDTGRMCVAALNSKNIDYVCAAIAKVI from the coding sequence ATGTCATTGTTCACTGCCGTCGAAATGGCACCGCGCGACCCGATCCTCGGCCTCAACGAGCAATTCGCCGCCGACCCCAACCCGTCCAAGGTCAACCTCGGCGTGGGTGTGTATTACGACGACAACGGAAAGCTGCCCCTGCTCGAATGCGTGCAGGCCGCCGAACGCACCATGGCCGAGTCGCCCAAGGCCCGTGGCTACCTGCCGATCGACGGCATTGCCGCATACGACACCGCGGTGAAGAACCTGGTGTTCGGCGCCGACAGCGAACCCGTGCAATCCGGCCGCGTGGCCACGGTGCAGGCCATCGGCGGCACCGGCGGCCTGAAGATCGGCGCCGACTTCCTCAAGCAACTCAAGCCCCAGTCCAAGGTGCTGATCAGCGACCCGAGCTGGGAGAACCACCGTGCGCTGTTCACCAACGCCGGTTTCAAGGTGGAGAGCTACGCCTACTACGACGCGGCCAAGCGCGGCGTGAATGTCGAGGGCATGCTGGCCGACCTGAACGCCGCCGACGAAGGCACGATCGTCGTGCTGCACGCCTGCTGCCACAACCCGACCGGCTACGACATCACGCCCGAGCAGTGGGACGGCGTGATCGCCGCCGTCAAGGCGAAGAACCTCGTGCCTTTCCTCGACATGGCCTACCAGGGCTTCGGCCAGGGCATCGCCGAAGACGGCGCGGTCATCGGCAAGTTCGTCGCCGCCGGCCTGAGCTTCTTCGTCTCCACCTCGTTCAGCAAGAGCTTCAGCCTGTATGGCGAACGCGTCGGCGCGCTGAGCGTGTTGTGCGAGTCCAAGGAAGAAGCCGGCCGCGTGCTGAGCCAGTTGAAGATCGCCATCCGCACCAACTACAGCAACCCGCCCACCCACGGCGGCACCGTGGTCGCGGCCGTGCTGAACACCCCCGACCTGCGCGCCGTGTGGGAAAAGGAACTCGGCGACATGCGCCTGCGCATTAAGCAGATGCGCCTGGCGCTGGTCGAAAAACTCAAGGCCGCGGGTGTGACGCAGGACATGAGCTTCATCACCACCCAGGTCGGCATGTTCAGCTACTCGGGCCTCACCAAGGACCAGATGGTGCGCCTGCGCACGGAATTCGGCGTCTACGGCACCGACACCGGCCGCATGTGTGTTGCTGCGTTGAACAGCAAGAACATCGACTACGTCTGCGCCGCGATCGCCAAGGTCATCTAG
- a CDS encoding isovaleryl-CoA dehydrogenase — translation MAWTTHEITNVVPELKDFDLFACDLALSEALRRAGAQAQQASVAAYGQALGREQTIRWAEEANRHKPELQRFDRGGRRVDSVAYHPSWHAVMGMLRAQHLVSLPFSDPRPGAWSAYAAGFYLHAQAENGSLCPASMTFASIPVLQQEPALFAQLAPKLFATVHDPRDLPIAQKDSILIGMGMTEKQGGSDVRSNTTIATRLATPGRGQPYSLVGHKWFFSAPMSDAHLVLARAEEGLSCFFVPRFRPDGTRNAVRIQRLKDKLGNASNASSEVEFEDAWGLMVGEPGRGIPTILQMATVTRLHCVIGSAGTVRAATLQAIHYARQRMAFGKWLADQPLMQNVLADMALESEAATQLMMHLAQAFEHADAPLARAYQRIVTPAAKFWICKRGVELAGEAMEVFGGNGYVEDGPMARLFRDMPVNSIWEGSGNVMCLDVLRAIGREPESWQLLLDDLATHCAGDARLAPTLQWLREAVVGDAIALEAEGRHLAQALVLLVQAGLLRAHAPEFVADGFIGSRFDAGWGRVFGSLPRGVAHERIIDRAAVNVGRNAPAADSAKTA, via the coding sequence ATGGCCTGGACGACGCACGAAATCACCAATGTGGTGCCTGAACTCAAGGACTTCGATCTTTTTGCCTGCGACCTGGCACTGAGCGAAGCACTACGTCGAGCCGGGGCGCAGGCGCAACAGGCTTCGGTGGCGGCCTACGGCCAGGCGCTCGGCCGCGAGCAGACCATCCGTTGGGCCGAGGAGGCGAACCGGCACAAGCCCGAGCTGCAGCGTTTCGACCGTGGCGGCCGGCGCGTCGACAGCGTGGCCTACCACCCGTCCTGGCACGCCGTGATGGGCATGCTGCGCGCACAGCATCTGGTGTCGCTGCCGTTTTCCGACCCGCGTCCCGGGGCGTGGAGCGCCTATGCGGCGGGGTTTTACCTGCACGCCCAGGCCGAGAACGGCTCCCTGTGCCCGGCCTCGATGACCTTCGCCAGCATTCCGGTGCTGCAGCAGGAGCCGGCGCTCTTCGCGCAGCTCGCCCCCAAGCTGTTCGCCACGGTCCACGACCCGCGCGACCTCCCGATCGCACAGAAGGATTCGATCCTGATCGGCATGGGTATGACGGAAAAGCAGGGCGGCTCCGACGTGCGCAGCAACACCACCATCGCCACCCGCCTGGCCACGCCCGGCCGCGGCCAGCCCTACAGCCTCGTGGGCCACAAGTGGTTCTTCTCGGCGCCGATGAGCGACGCGCACCTGGTGCTGGCGCGGGCCGAAGAGGGCTTGTCCTGTTTCTTCGTGCCGCGCTTCCGGCCCGACGGCACGCGCAACGCGGTGCGCATCCAGCGCCTGAAGGACAAGCTGGGCAACGCCTCGAACGCCAGCAGCGAGGTCGAGTTCGAGGACGCCTGGGGCCTGATGGTCGGCGAGCCCGGCCGCGGCATCCCGACCATCCTGCAGATGGCCACGGTGACGCGGCTGCACTGCGTGATCGGCAGCGCCGGCACGGTGCGCGCGGCCACGCTGCAGGCCATCCACTACGCGCGCCAGCGCATGGCCTTCGGCAAGTGGCTCGCGGACCAGCCGCTGATGCAGAACGTGCTGGCCGACATGGCGCTCGAGAGCGAGGCCGCAACGCAGCTGATGATGCACCTGGCCCAGGCTTTCGAGCACGCGGACGCGCCGCTGGCGCGCGCCTACCAGCGCATCGTCACGCCGGCGGCGAAGTTCTGGATCTGCAAACGCGGTGTGGAACTGGCGGGCGAGGCGATGGAGGTGTTCGGCGGCAACGGTTATGTCGAAGACGGCCCGATGGCGCGGCTTTTTCGCGACATGCCGGTGAATTCGATCTGGGAGGGTTCTGGCAATGTGATGTGCCTGGACGTGCTGCGCGCCATCGGACGCGAGCCTGAGTCGTGGCAGTTGCTGTTGGACGATCTGGCCACCCATTGCGCAGGCGACGCGCGGCTCGCGCCGACGCTGCAGTGGCTGCGCGAAGCGGTGGTTGGCGATGCGATCGCGTTGGAAGCGGAAGGCCGGCATTTGGCGCAGGCGTTGGTGCTTCTGGTGCAAGCCGGTCTGCTGCGTGCTCACGCGCCGGAATTTGTGGCCGATGGCTTCATCGGCTCGCGTTTCGACGCAGGCTGGGGCAGGGTGTTCGGGAGTTTGCCGCGGGGCGTGGCGCATGAGCGGATCATCGATCGCGCTGCGGTCAATGTGGGCCGCAACGCGCCGGCGGCAGACAGCGCGAAGACTGCGTAG
- the phaZ gene encoding polyhydroxyalkanoate depolymerase, with product MLYQIYENQRALMEPFADFAQAASKLYSNPLSPLGRNTFSQRVSAGYDLLYRLGKDYEKPEFGLKTVSVDGVEVAVHERVELDKPFCELRRFKRFTDDVHTLTKLKGQPAVLIVAPLSGHYATLLRDTVKTMLKDHKVYITDWKNARLVPLADGSFHLDDYVNYVQEFIRHLQKIYGNCHVISVCQPTVPVLAAVSLMASRGETTPLSMVMMGGPIDARKSPTAVNNLAMNKSYEWFENNVIYRVPGSFPGAGRRVYPGFLQHTGFVAMNPEHHAKSHYDYFKDLIKGDDVSAEVHRKFYDEYNAVLDMDADYYLETIATVFQDFKLVQGTWTVKGPNGKIELVRPQDIRNSALLTVEGELDDISGSGQTKAAHDLCSGIPRSQQTHFEAKGAGHYGIFSGRRWREMVYPQVKAFIQAHTPKAQQPATLAIAEPSAKTPTKASAKALAKSPVKAAAKAPAKKTRPLLKPASAKAVAAKPVAAAPASNVESAQKTLPLEPASTARTAPAKASGIPTKEPIKDPAPAPAGPPVEEPPSPTGKPPLKAEAATQTGATPAKTSQKRGETSRATASSAAKPATARKPGRRA from the coding sequence ATGCTCTACCAGATCTACGAAAACCAACGCGCATTGATGGAGCCGTTCGCCGACTTCGCGCAGGCCGCCTCCAAGCTTTACAGCAACCCCCTGTCCCCGCTGGGCAGAAACACCTTCTCGCAGCGTGTGTCGGCGGGCTACGACTTGCTCTATCGCCTGGGCAAAGATTACGAAAAGCCCGAGTTCGGCCTGAAGACGGTGAGCGTGGACGGCGTGGAAGTGGCCGTGCACGAACGCGTCGAGCTGGACAAGCCGTTCTGTGAACTGCGCCGCTTCAAGCGCTTCACCGACGACGTGCACACGCTGACCAAGCTCAAGGGCCAGCCGGCCGTGCTGATCGTGGCGCCCTTGTCGGGCCACTACGCCACGCTGCTGCGCGATACCGTGAAAACCATGCTCAAGGACCACAAGGTCTACATCACCGACTGGAAGAACGCGCGCCTGGTACCGCTGGCCGATGGCAGCTTCCACCTGGACGACTACGTGAACTACGTGCAGGAGTTCATCCGCCATCTGCAGAAGATCTACGGCAACTGCCACGTCATCAGCGTCTGCCAGCCGACGGTGCCGGTGCTGGCCGCGGTGTCGCTGATGGCCTCGCGCGGCGAGACCACGCCGCTGTCGATGGTGATGATGGGCGGCCCGATCGACGCGCGCAAATCGCCCACGGCGGTGAACAACCTCGCCATGAACAAGAGCTACGAATGGTTCGAGAACAACGTGATCTACCGCGTGCCGGGCAGTTTCCCGGGCGCGGGCCGGCGCGTGTACCCGGGCTTCCTGCAGCACACGGGTTTCGTGGCGATGAATCCCGAGCACCACGCGAAGAGCCACTACGACTACTTCAAGGATCTGATCAAGGGCGACGACGTGAGCGCCGAGGTGCACCGCAAGTTCTACGACGAGTACAACGCCGTGCTCGACATGGACGCCGACTACTACCTCGAAACCATCGCCACGGTGTTTCAGGACTTCAAGCTGGTGCAAGGCACCTGGACGGTCAAGGGTCCCAACGGCAAGATCGAATTGGTGCGGCCGCAGGACATCCGCAACTCCGCCCTGCTGACGGTCGAAGGCGAACTCGACGACATCTCCGGCTCCGGCCAGACCAAGGCCGCACACGACTTGTGCAGCGGCATCCCGAGGAGCCAGCAAACGCATTTCGAGGCCAAGGGCGCGGGTCACTACGGCATCTTCAGCGGCCGCCGGTGGCGCGAAATGGTCTACCCGCAGGTCAAGGCCTTCATCCAGGCGCACACGCCGAAGGCACAGCAACCCGCCACCTTGGCCATCGCCGAACCATCTGCGAAGACGCCCACCAAAGCGTCTGCAAAGGCGCTTGCAAAGTCGCCCGTGAAAGCCGCTGCCAAGGCACCGGCGAAGAAAACCCGGCCGCTGCTCAAACCGGCCTCCGCCAAGGCGGTCGCAGCCAAGCCCGTGGCGGCGGCACCGGCCAGCAACGTCGAATCCGCCCAGAAGACCCTGCCGCTGGAGCCGGCGTCCACTGCGCGCACGGCGCCAGCCAAAGCCTCGGGCATTCCGACCAAGGAGCCGATCAAGGATCCGGCGCCGGCCCCCGCCGGCCCGCCCGTGGAAGAGCCGCCGAGCCCGACCGGCAAGCCGCCACTGAAGGCCGAGGCCGCAACGCAGACCGGAGCCACCCCAGCCAAGACGAGCCAAAAGCGCGGCGAAACCAGCCGGGCCACCGCATCCTCCGCCGCCAAGCCAGCGACAGCCAGGAAGCCTGGCCGCCGCGCCTGA
- a CDS encoding RnfABCDGE type electron transport complex subunit B yields the protein MSQRASLAEAIDAVLPQTQCTRCGYPDCAAYARAVAMDEAGINQCPPGGADGVARLARLTGRPVLPLNPDHGLEQPRFMAVIDEAWCIGCTLCIAACPTDAIFGSNKLMHTVIEAHCTGCELCIPVCPVDCISLENASGARTGWAAWSDGDAANARQRYAMHRSRLEAQARTERPKREAVAAPSSEATADFPSADPKRAVIEAALARARAKRAAPPA from the coding sequence TTGAGCCAACGGGCCTCGCTGGCCGAAGCCATCGACGCGGTGCTGCCGCAGACGCAATGCACGCGCTGCGGCTACCCCGACTGCGCGGCCTATGCGCGGGCCGTGGCGATGGACGAGGCCGGCATCAACCAGTGCCCGCCAGGCGGAGCCGACGGCGTGGCGCGGCTGGCGCGGCTCACCGGCCGACCGGTGCTGCCGCTGAACCCCGACCACGGCCTGGAACAACCGCGCTTCATGGCCGTGATCGACGAGGCCTGGTGCATCGGCTGCACGCTGTGCATCGCCGCCTGCCCGACCGACGCGATCTTCGGCAGCAACAAGCTCATGCACACCGTGATCGAGGCGCACTGCACTGGCTGCGAACTGTGCATCCCGGTCTGTCCGGTGGACTGCATCAGCCTCGAGAATGCCAGCGGCGCCCGCACCGGCTGGGCCGCGTGGTCGGACGGCGATGCGGCCAACGCCCGCCAACGCTATGCGATGCACCGTTCACGCCTCGAAGCACAGGCCCGCACCGAACGACCGAAGCGCGAGGCCGTGGCAGCGCCGTCATCCGAGGCGACCGCCGACTTCCCGTCGGCCGACCCCAAGCGCGCGGTGATCGAAGCCGCGTTGGCACGGGCTCGCGCCAAACGGGCCGCGCCGCCGGCTTAA
- a CDS encoding methyl-accepting chemotaxis protein, with product MATTASFHPLGPGLWLMRRLRLGAKFGSIAFAVAAVLAGAVFAPPAAEAPVWIAVLLLAGATVIGYLMAAFYLSFSADFDAIVQVMQQATQGDLRAQARIHGRDELAGMSALMDRMVLTLSAMVADIRSNAALVAHAGQSLATGNRELADRTEQQAANLEQTAASVEQLSSTVQQNAQTAQAANGRAGQLRQASATGADAMDRAVASVEGIQHSARRMGEIIGVIDGIAFQTNILALNAAVEAARAGEQGRGFAVVAAEVRMLAQRSSASAREIRELIGTSATQVEGSAALIRTAGGSIQQMASGIRGVTGSMAEISASSTEQSVGLAEITSAVRQLDQITQRNAQMVEQAVEQAVRLEGRASTLSRAVSAFQLQQGTADEAMALVQRALHERRGQPLAQFLRSITDPARRFFDRDMYVFVLDAAGTYLAFGGNPAKVGTRVQDIAGIDGDRLLAAIVDQASVEPGWVEYDIVNPMSGAVQTKMSFVEEVDGVYVGCGVYKSLAARAA from the coding sequence ATGGCAACGACAGCCTCTTTCCACCCACTCGGTCCGGGCCTGTGGCTGATGCGGCGCCTGCGGCTCGGTGCCAAGTTCGGTTCGATCGCCTTCGCCGTGGCGGCGGTGCTGGCCGGTGCCGTGTTCGCGCCGCCGGCGGCCGAAGCGCCCGTCTGGATCGCCGTGCTGCTGCTGGCCGGCGCGACGGTGATCGGCTACCTGATGGCGGCCTTCTACCTGAGCTTCAGCGCCGATTTCGATGCCATCGTCCAGGTCATGCAGCAGGCGACGCAGGGCGACCTGCGTGCCCAGGCGCGCATCCATGGCCGCGACGAGCTGGCCGGCATGTCGGCGCTGATGGACCGCATGGTGCTCACGCTGTCGGCCATGGTGGCCGACATCCGCAGCAACGCGGCCCTGGTGGCGCATGCGGGCCAGAGCCTGGCCACCGGCAACCGTGAACTGGCCGACCGCACCGAACAGCAGGCGGCGAATCTGGAGCAGACTGCGGCCAGTGTGGAGCAGCTGTCGAGCACCGTGCAGCAGAACGCGCAGACGGCGCAGGCGGCCAATGGCCGCGCCGGGCAGTTGCGCCAAGCCTCGGCAACCGGGGCCGACGCGATGGACCGGGCCGTGGCCTCGGTCGAAGGTATCCAGCACAGCGCCAGGCGCATGGGTGAAATCATCGGCGTGATCGACGGCATCGCGTTCCAGACCAACATCCTGGCGCTCAACGCCGCCGTGGAGGCGGCCCGCGCGGGCGAGCAGGGGCGCGGCTTCGCGGTGGTGGCCGCCGAGGTGCGCATGCTGGCCCAGCGGTCGTCGGCTTCGGCGCGCGAAATCCGCGAACTGATCGGCACCTCGGCCACCCAGGTCGAGGGCAGCGCGGCGTTGATCCGCACCGCCGGCGGCAGCATCCAGCAGATGGCCTCGGGCATCCGCGGCGTGACGGGCAGCATGGCCGAGATTTCGGCATCGAGCACGGAGCAGAGTGTCGGCCTGGCCGAGATCACGTCCGCCGTGCGGCAGCTCGATCAGATCACGCAGCGCAACGCACAGATGGTGGAACAGGCGGTGGAGCAGGCCGTGCGGCTCGAAGGGCGGGCATCCACGCTGTCGCGCGCAGTGTCGGCGTTCCAGCTGCAGCAGGGCACGGCGGACGAGGCGATGGCGCTGGTGCAGCGCGCGCTGCATGAGCGTCGGGGCCAGCCACTGGCGCAGTTTCTGCGCAGCATCACCGACCCGGCGCGGCGCTTTTTCGACCGCGACATGTATGTCTTCGTGCTCGACGCCGCGGGGACCTACCTCGCTTTCGGTGGCAACCCCGCCAAGGTGGGGACCCGCGTGCAGGACATCGCCGGCATCGATGGCGACCGGTTGCTGGCGGCCATCGTCGACCAGGCCAGCGTGGAGCCGGGCTGGGTCGAGTACGACATCGTCAACCCGATGTCGGGCGCGGTGCAGACGAAGATGTCGTTCGTCGAGGAAGTCGACGGCGTCTATGTCGGCTGCGGCGTCTACAAGAGCCTGGCGGCGCGCGCGGCCTGA
- a CDS encoding molybdopterin-dependent oxidoreductase: MNRLYPLYRLLILMACGILLAAGQALALEAPADPVVLTISGPVTQANKGQDAVFDMKMLAKLPQKTFSTRTPWYPEAMSFTGPLLRDVLAAAGARGSKIVASALNDYKTEIPFDDALRQDAIVARLMNDQPMPVRGKGPLFIVYPYDSKSELRSEIYYNRSAWQLKALTVIP; encoded by the coding sequence ATGAATCGTCTCTACCCCCTCTACCGCTTGCTCATCTTGATGGCGTGCGGCATCCTCCTGGCCGCGGGCCAGGCGCTGGCCCTGGAGGCGCCGGCCGATCCGGTCGTGCTGACCATCAGCGGTCCGGTGACCCAAGCCAACAAGGGACAGGACGCCGTCTTCGACATGAAGATGCTCGCCAAGCTGCCGCAGAAGACCTTCTCCACCCGCACGCCGTGGTATCCGGAGGCGATGAGCTTCACCGGGCCGCTGCTGCGCGACGTGCTCGCGGCCGCCGGCGCGCGGGGCAGCAAGATCGTGGCCTCAGCCCTGAACGACTACAAGACCGAGATCCCGTTCGACGACGCGCTGCGCCAGGACGCCATCGTCGCCCGGCTGATGAACGACCAACCCATGCCGGTACGGGGCAAGGGCCCGTTGTTCATCGTCTATCCCTACGACTCGAAAAGCGAACTGCGCTCGGAGATCTACTACAACCGTTCCGCCTGGCAATTGAAGGCACTCACCGTCATCCCTTGA